A window of the Yersinia rochesterensis genome harbors these coding sequences:
- a CDS encoding YeaC family protein — MELEDLISVMTPEIYQRLMQAVELGKWPDGVALTPEQKENSLQMVMLWQARHNKDAQHMSIGTDGQIVMKTKQELKQQFSQPTLVKLKPE, encoded by the coding sequence ATGGAGCTTGAAGACCTGATTTCAGTGATGACGCCCGAAATTTACCAGCGTTTGATGCAAGCCGTTGAGTTAGGTAAATGGCCCGATGGTGTGGCACTGACGCCGGAACAGAAAGAGAACAGCCTGCAAATGGTCATGCTGTGGCAAGCGCGTCATAATAAGGATGCACAGCATATGAGCATCGGTACCGATGGCCAGATAGTGATGAAAACCAAACAAGAGCTGAAGCAGCAATTCAGCCAGCCGACACTGGTCAAGTTGAAGCCCGAGTGA
- the pncA gene encoding bifunctional nicotinamidase/pyrazinamidase yields the protein MNTALLLIDLQNDFCPGGALAVAEGDAVIAIANEAIDTCLRHKIPVIASQDWHPAGHRSFAVNSQAEPWTVGDLAGLPQVWWPVHCVQNTSGAALHPQLNQEAIIDIFRKGQDPDIDSYSAFFDNGRRAKTPLDDWLRQQGIDHLFIMGLATDYCVKYTVLDALTLGYKTSVISEGCRGVNLQPQDSQQALDAMNAAGANIQSLEQFMAEIKALAG from the coding sequence ATGAATACCGCACTGCTCTTAATTGATTTACAAAATGATTTTTGTCCCGGTGGTGCGTTGGCGGTTGCCGAGGGTGATGCAGTGATTGCCATTGCTAATGAGGCTATTGACACCTGTCTGAGACACAAAATACCGGTCATCGCCAGTCAGGATTGGCACCCTGCCGGGCACCGGAGTTTTGCCGTTAATTCACAGGCTGAGCCTTGGACTGTCGGTGATTTGGCGGGATTACCCCAAGTGTGGTGGCCAGTGCATTGTGTCCAAAATACGTCTGGCGCGGCTTTGCATCCGCAGTTAAATCAAGAGGCGATTATCGACATTTTCCGTAAAGGCCAAGATCCTGATATCGACAGCTACAGCGCCTTTTTCGACAATGGTCGACGAGCGAAAACGCCACTGGACGATTGGTTACGACAGCAGGGAATTGACCATTTGTTCATTATGGGGTTGGCAACAGATTACTGTGTGAAATACACCGTGTTAGATGCATTGACATTAGGTTATAAAACATCCGTCATCAGTGAGGGTTGCCGTGGGGTCAATCTGCAACCACAAGACAGCCAGCAGGCCCTTGATGCAATGAATGCAGCAGGAGCAAACATACAGTCGTTGGAACAGTTTATGGCTGAAATAAAAGCACTGGCGGGTTGA
- the ansA gene encoding asparaginase translates to MQKKSIYVAYTGGTIGMQRSDNGYIPVSGHLQRQLALMPEFHRPEMPDFTIHEYAPLIDSSDMTPEDWQHIANDIQQNYDLYDGFVILHGTDTMAFTASALSFMLENLAKPVIVTGSQIPLAELRSDGQTNLLNALYLAANHPVNEVSLFFNNKLFRGNRTTKAHADGFDAFASPNLSVLLEAGIHIRRMAAVESPAVNGPLIVHKITPQPIGVVTIYPGISGAVVRNFLLQPVKALILRSYGVGNAPQKAELLDELKNASDRGIVVMNLTQCISGRVNMDGYATGNALAHAGVISGFDMTVEAALTKLHYLLSQSLSPEEIRQLMQQNLRGELTETN, encoded by the coding sequence ATGCAAAAGAAATCTATTTATGTCGCCTATACTGGCGGGACTATTGGCATGCAGCGCTCAGATAACGGATACATTCCTGTTTCCGGCCATCTACAGCGCCAGCTTGCGCTAATGCCGGAATTCCATCGCCCCGAGATGCCGGATTTTACTATCCATGAATATGCCCCATTGATTGATTCTTCGGATATGACACCGGAGGACTGGCAGCATATTGCCAATGATATTCAGCAAAATTACGATTTATATGATGGCTTTGTTATTTTGCACGGCACTGACACCATGGCATTTACTGCCTCCGCCCTCTCTTTTATGCTGGAGAATTTAGCTAAACCGGTGATTGTTACCGGTTCGCAAATTCCTTTGGCCGAGTTGCGTTCTGACGGGCAAACCAACTTACTCAACGCGCTCTATCTGGCTGCCAATCACCCGGTGAATGAAGTTAGTTTGTTCTTTAATAACAAACTTTTTCGCGGTAACCGCACCACCAAAGCACATGCTGATGGATTTGATGCTTTTGCTTCTCCTAATTTGTCGGTGTTGCTTGAGGCCGGGATTCATATTCGCCGGATGGCCGCAGTCGAATCCCCGGCGGTTAACGGCCCATTGATTGTTCACAAGATCACACCTCAACCCATTGGGGTCGTCACTATTTATCCTGGAATCTCTGGGGCGGTGGTGCGCAATTTCCTGTTGCAACCGGTAAAAGCGCTTATATTGCGCTCCTATGGTGTGGGAAATGCACCACAAAAAGCCGAGTTATTAGATGAGTTAAAAAATGCCAGCGACCGCGGTATTGTAGTGATGAATCTGACACAGTGTATTTCTGGCAGAGTCAATATGGACGGATATGCCACCGGGAATGCGTTAGCGCACGCCGGTGTTATCAGTGGCTTTGATATGACGGTGGAAGCGGCACTGACTAAATTGCATTATTTATTAAGCCAATCTCTCTCCCCCGAAGAGATTCGCCAGTTGATGCAACAAAACCTGCGCGGCGAACTGACCGAGACTAACTGA
- the sppA gene encoding signal peptide peptidase SppA has product MRTLWRIIAGFFKWTWRLLNFAREFILNLFLILLILVGVGVYLQFQSKPTEPVKGALLVNLTGVVVDQPAVNNKLRQLGREFLGASSNRLQENSLFDIVETIRLAKNDNNITGLVLSLSDFTGADQPSLQYIGKALREFRDSGKPIYAIGDSYNQTQYYLASFANKIYLSPQGAIDLHGFASNNLYYKSLLEKLKVTTNIFRVGTYKSAVEPMIRDDMSPAAREADSRWIGGLWQNYLTAVSANRQLTPEQLFPGAAGVISGLQAAGGSPAQYALASKLVDQLATRPDVENELVKAFGWDKKSNDFNYVSIYDYQPTPTPQQGEQIAVLFANGAIMDGPQTPGNVGGDALAAQIRQARLDPKIKAVILRVNSPGGSVSASELIRSELAALRAANKPLVVSMGGMAASGGYWISTPANYIIANPSTLTGSIGIFGVINTFQNTLESIGVHTDGVATSPLANISVTKDLPPEFSQMMQINIENGYKTFIDLVATARHKTPEQVDQIAQGHVWIGLDAKNNGLVDQLGDFDDAVKKVAELAQLKTWQLNWFVDEPSLSDLIFGQISASVQAMLPAAIQAWLPAPISAMAQAVKDQPNLLNTLNDPQNRYVLCLTCGDVR; this is encoded by the coding sequence ATGCGCACTTTGTGGCGAATTATTGCTGGTTTTTTCAAGTGGACCTGGCGTCTGCTGAATTTTGCCAGAGAGTTTATTCTTAATCTTTTCCTGATACTGCTGATTTTGGTCGGTGTCGGTGTTTACCTTCAGTTCCAAAGTAAGCCGACAGAGCCAGTTAAAGGCGCGCTGTTAGTGAATTTAACGGGTGTCGTGGTCGATCAGCCCGCGGTTAATAATAAACTGCGTCAATTAGGGCGTGAGTTCTTAGGCGCATCGAGCAATCGTCTACAGGAAAACTCCCTGTTTGATATTGTCGAAACCATCCGTCTGGCAAAAAATGATAATAATATTACTGGCTTGGTGTTATCACTGAGTGACTTTACCGGTGCTGATCAGCCCTCTCTACAATATATTGGGAAAGCACTGCGGGAGTTCCGTGATTCGGGCAAACCCATTTATGCTATTGGCGATAGTTATAATCAAACTCAATACTATTTAGCCAGCTTTGCCAATAAGATCTATCTGTCCCCACAAGGGGCGATCGATCTGCATGGGTTTGCCAGCAATAATCTGTATTACAAATCGTTACTGGAAAAACTCAAAGTCACCACCAATATCTTCCGTGTCGGCACCTATAAATCGGCGGTAGAGCCGATGATTCGTGATGATATGTCGCCGGCTGCACGGGAAGCAGACAGCCGTTGGATTGGCGGTCTATGGCAAAATTATCTGACGGCGGTTTCCGCTAACCGGCAATTAACCCCAGAACAATTATTCCCAGGGGCTGCGGGGGTTATCAGTGGTTTACAGGCCGCTGGCGGTTCTCCGGCGCAATATGCACTGGCGAGCAAACTGGTTGATCAATTAGCCACACGTCCGGACGTGGAAAATGAGTTGGTTAAAGCCTTTGGCTGGGATAAGAAAAGTAACGATTTCAACTATGTCAGCATTTATGACTACCAACCGACACCAACCCCACAACAAGGCGAGCAGATAGCGGTTCTCTTTGCTAATGGCGCGATTATGGATGGCCCACAGACCCCTGGGAATGTTGGCGGTGATGCTCTGGCGGCGCAAATTCGTCAGGCGCGTTTGGATCCAAAAATTAAAGCTGTTATCTTGCGGGTAAACAGCCCAGGCGGTAGCGTGAGCGCCTCTGAACTGATTCGCTCTGAATTAGCGGCGTTACGTGCAGCCAATAAACCATTAGTGGTATCAATGGGCGGTATGGCCGCCTCAGGTGGGTATTGGATCTCAACCCCAGCTAACTATATCATCGCTAACCCAAGCACCTTGACCGGCTCGATTGGTATTTTCGGGGTGATTAATACTTTCCAAAACACACTGGAAAGCATTGGCGTGCATACCGACGGTGTCGCGACTTCACCACTGGCGAATATTTCTGTGACCAAAGACTTGCCGCCTGAGTTCTCTCAGATGATGCAAATCAATATCGAAAATGGTTATAAAACCTTTATTGATTTGGTTGCGACTGCCCGCCACAAAACGCCAGAGCAAGTTGACCAAATCGCGCAGGGCCATGTGTGGATTGGGCTGGATGCCAAAAATAATGGTCTGGTAGATCAACTGGGTGACTTTGATGACGCCGTTAAGAAAGTGGCTGAGCTGGCACAACTGAAAACCTGGCAACTGAACTGGTTTGTTGATGAACCAAGCCTCAGTGATTTGATTTTCGGTCAAATAAGCGCATCAGTACAGGCGATGTTGCCTGCTGCAATTCAAGCCTGGTTGCCTGCGCCTATTTCCGCAATGGCGCAAGCGGTGAAAGATCAACCCAATTTATTAAATACACTCAATGACCCGCAGAATCGCTATGTTTTATGTCTAACATGCGGTGATGTGCGCTAG